One Spiroplasma endosymbiont of Cantharis nigra DNA segment encodes these proteins:
- the atpD gene encoding F0F1 ATP synthase subunit beta translates to MTEKITQGKVVQVMGPVVDVKFKQEDMPKLYNTIELDNNGIKLVLEVVQHIGDDLVRTIAMGPTEGLVRGIIGTNTGGPISVPVGDKVLGRMFNVLGDPIDDKPPVKGERMPIHRLAPNYDELATSAEILETGIKVIDLMMPFAKGGKIGLFGGAGVGKTVLVQELINNVAKAHGGISVFAGVGERTREGNDLYFEMIDAGVIDKTSLVFGQMNEPPGARMRVALTGLTIAEYFRDIKNQDVLLFIDNIFRFTQAGSEVSALLGRMPSAVGYQPTLATEMGALQERITSTQKGSITSVQAVYVPADDLTDPAPATTFTHLDASVVLDRTIASLGIYPAIDPLNSNSRMLDPQIVGENHYQIALKVQETLQKYKELQSIIAILGMEELSEEDKVVVNRARKIRNFMSQPFTVGEKFTGRSGKYVAVKDTVSSFESILNGSLDYIPEILFMYAGSVEEVIERFKNKK, encoded by the coding sequence ATGACAGAAAAAATTACACAAGGTAAAGTTGTTCAAGTAATGGGTCCTGTTGTGGATGTAAAATTCAAACAAGAGGATATGCCAAAACTTTATAATACAATCGAATTGGATAATAATGGAATAAAACTTGTTTTAGAAGTTGTTCAACATATTGGTGATGACTTGGTTAGAACTATTGCTATGGGTCCTACTGAAGGTTTAGTTCGTGGAATCATTGGAACAAATACTGGAGGACCGATTAGTGTTCCAGTAGGAGATAAAGTTCTGGGAAGAATGTTTAATGTTTTAGGTGATCCAATAGATGATAAACCTCCAGTTAAAGGAGAAAGAATGCCAATTCATAGATTAGCTCCAAATTATGACGAACTTGCTACTTCTGCTGAGATTTTAGAAACAGGAATTAAAGTTATAGATTTAATGATGCCTTTTGCAAAAGGAGGTAAAATTGGTTTATTTGGTGGAGCGGGAGTTGGAAAAACAGTTCTTGTTCAAGAGTTAATTAATAATGTGGCTAAAGCCCATGGTGGTATTTCTGTATTTGCAGGAGTTGGTGAAAGAACAAGAGAAGGCAATGATTTATATTTTGAAATGATAGATGCAGGAGTTATTGATAAAACATCTTTGGTTTTTGGTCAAATGAATGAACCACCAGGAGCAAGAATGAGAGTTGCTCTTACTGGTTTAACAATTGCAGAATATTTTAGAGATATTAAAAATCAAGATGTACTTTTATTTATTGATAATATTTTTAGATTTACTCAAGCAGGTTCAGAGGTTTCTGCTCTTTTAGGAAGAATGCCTTCGGCTGTTGGATATCAACCAACATTAGCAACTGAAATGGGAGCACTTCAAGAAAGAATTACGTCAACTCAAAAAGGTTCGATTACATCTGTACAAGCAGTTTATGTACCAGCAGATGATTTGACTGATCCAGCTCCAGCTACAACATTTACTCACTTAGATGCTTCTGTAGTTTTGGATAGAACTATTGCATCATTGGGAATCTATCCAGCAATTGATCCATTAAATTCAAATTCTAGGATGTTAGATCCACAAATTGTAGGAGAGAATCATTATCAGATAGCTTTAAAAGTACAAGAAACTTTACAAAAATACAAGGAACTACAATCAATAATAGCAATTCTTGGGATGGAAGAACTTTCAGAAGAAGATAAAGTTGTAGTTAATAGGGCAAGAAAAATAAGAAACTTTATGTCTCAACCATTTACTGTTGGTGAAAAATTTACAGGTAGAAGTGGTAAATACGTTGCAGTTAAAGATACAGTAAGTTCATTTGAATCTATATTAAATGGTAGTTTAGATTATATTCCTGAGATTTTATTTATGTATGCAGGTTCAGTTGAAGAAGTTATTGAAAGATTCAAAAATAAAAAATAA
- the atpG gene encoding ATP synthase F1 subunit gamma yields the protein MANLSELKAGISSIKDIGKITGAMELVATAKLKKISKRMGNIQTYLDEVYDVFNYIISHSEDSIYLKKQSQVLNSTLWIVIGSNLGLCGGYNSSIFKVLKPLVNKKTDSVIAIGTKVVNFCRANNINIKEEFLDIDVDFSNEQSRKMSVNLLNSFVQKEFDQIKIVYTKFINNVTFEPTVLDMFPIEKNQDENELHQDLILEPDPETVLTTSVSMYLNTILFGTIIESQVSEHASRRMAMEAANKNGKELSENLSVVFNRKRQENITQEISEIIGGANAQNED from the coding sequence ATGGCAAATTTAAGTGAATTAAAAGCTGGAATAAGTTCAATAAAAGATATTGGTAAAATTACTGGGGCAATGGAATTAGTTGCAACAGCAAAATTAAAAAAAATATCTAAAAGGATGGGAAACATTCAAACTTATTTAGATGAAGTATACGATGTTTTTAATTATATTATTTCACACTCAGAGGACTCAATATATTTAAAAAAACAAAGCCAAGTATTAAACAGTACTTTATGAATTGTTATTGGTTCTAATTTAGGATTATGTGGTGGGTATAACTCAAGTATTTTTAAAGTATTAAAACCATTAGTAAATAAAAAAACAGATAGTGTAATTGCAATTGGAACAAAGGTTGTTAACTTTTGTAGAGCAAATAATATAAATATTAAAGAGGAATTTTTAGATATTGATGTTGATTTTTCAAATGAGCAATCAAGAAAAATGTCAGTTAATTTACTAAACTCTTTTGTTCAAAAAGAATTTGATCAAATAAAAATTGTCTATACAAAATTTATTAATAATGTTACTTTTGAACCAACTGTTTTAGATATGTTTCCAATTGAAAAAAATCAAGATGAGAATGAATTACATCAAGATTTAATTTTAGAACCAGATCCAGAAACTGTATTAACAACAAGTGTTTCAATGTATTTAAATACAATTTTATTTGGTACAATCATTGAATCACAAGTGTCAGAACATGCAAGTAGAAGAATGGCTATGGAAGCTGCAAATAAAAATGGTAAGGAACTTTCAGAAAATTTAAGTGTAGTATTTAATAGAAAAAGACAAGAAAATATTACACAAGAAATTAGTGAAATTATTGGAGGAGCTAATGCTCAAAATGAAGATTAG
- the atpA gene encoding F0F1 ATP synthase subunit alpha produces the protein MSLKINEISEVIKKQIKEYGKNIIQSQEGTVASIGDGVALLFGLEDVMMGELLIFSNDIYGMALNLEEGAVGAVIMGDDSKIRQGDKVIRTCKVVETPVGDTLLGRVLNGMGSPIDGNGPLKNTKFAPVEKIASGVMSRKSVNQPMETGIMSIDSIIPIGKGQRELIIGDRQTGKTAIAIDSIINQKGKNVKCIYVAIGQKESTVAQVVEKLKQAGSMEYTTVISASASESAPIQYIAPYTGVSIAEEWMSKGDDVLIIYDDLSKHAIAYRTLSLLLRRPPGREAYPGDVFYLHSRLLERAARVNENFGGGSITALPIVETQAGDISAYIPTNVISITDGQIFLSEQLFNSGIRPAVDTGLSVSRVGSAAQIKAVKQVASTLKLELAQYYELQAFAKFGSDLDETTKETLNHGQKIVELLKQRQYKPTAQIDQAILLLSIKERLIKWLPLSEMINFKESVFYHFENDKNAKALRKMLEAEKEFSDNLYASVKSQLILVLKNITSKLQGYKVDDYGKKDEYESLG, from the coding sequence ATGTCACTTAAAATAAATGAAATATCAGAGGTTATAAAAAAACAAATTAAAGAATATGGCAAAAATATTATTCAATCACAAGAAGGTACTGTTGCAAGTATTGGTGATGGTGTTGCTCTTTTATTTGGACTTGAAGATGTTATGATGGGTGAACTTTTAATTTTCTCAAATGATATTTATGGTATGGCTCTTAATTTGGAAGAGGGTGCAGTTGGTGCAGTTATTATGGGTGATGATTCAAAAATTCGTCAGGGTGATAAAGTTATTAGAACCTGCAAAGTTGTTGAAACTCCAGTTGGTGATACTCTCTTGGGAAGAGTTTTAAATGGAATGGGTTCACCAATTGATGGAAATGGACCATTGAAGAATACAAAATTTGCACCAGTAGAAAAAATTGCTTCAGGAGTTATGTCTAGAAAATCAGTTAATCAACCAATGGAAACAGGAATTATGTCAATTGACTCAATAATACCTATTGGAAAAGGACAACGTGAATTAATTATTGGTGATAGACAAACTGGTAAAACAGCAATTGCTATTGATTCAATTATTAATCAAAAAGGAAAAAATGTTAAGTGTATTTATGTAGCTATTGGTCAAAAAGAGTCAACAGTTGCTCAAGTTGTTGAAAAATTAAAACAAGCTGGGTCAATGGAATATACAACAGTAATTTCAGCATCAGCAAGTGAATCAGCACCAATTCAATATATAGCTCCTTATACTGGAGTTTCAATTGCAGAAGAATGAATGTCTAAAGGTGATGATGTTTTAATTATTTATGATGATTTATCAAAGCATGCAATTGCTTATCGAACTTTATCTTTATTATTAAGACGTCCACCAGGTCGTGAAGCATATCCAGGAGATGTTTTTTATCTACACTCAAGATTACTTGAAAGAGCAGCAAGAGTAAATGAAAATTTTGGTGGAGGAAGTATTACAGCTTTACCAATTGTTGAAACTCAAGCTGGAGATATATCTGCATATATACCAACCAATGTAATTTCAATTACTGATGGGCAAATCTTTTTATCAGAGCAATTATTTAACTCAGGTATTAGACCAGCTGTTGATACTGGATTGTCTGTATCAAGGGTAGGTTCTGCAGCTCAAATTAAAGCAGTTAAACAAGTAGCTAGTACTTTAAAATTGGAATTGGCTCAATATTATGAGTTACAAGCATTTGCAAAATTTGGGAGTGATCTAGATGAAACTACAAAAGAAACATTAAATCATGGTCAAAAAATTGTTGAACTTCTAAAGCAAAGACAATATAAACCAACAGCCCAAATTGATCAAGCAATTTTATTATTATCTATTAAAGAAAGATTAATAAAATGATTACCACTAAGTGAAATGATTAATTTTAAAGAGTCAGTTTTTTACCATTTTGAAAATGATAAAAATGCTAAAGCTCTTAGAAAAATGCTAGAAGCAGAAAAAGAGTTTAGTGATAATTTATATGCTTCTGTAAAATCTCAATTGATACTGGTTTTAAAAAATATTACTTCAAAGTTACAAGGTTATAAAGTTGATGACTATGGTAAAAAAGATGAGTATGAAAGTTTAGGTTAG
- a CDS encoding F0F1 ATP synthase subunit delta gives MIKQSLINNWATAICELIVEEKKAKSFTKTLEELKNIFELNQEAIYFLSNKFIDVKTRIKFIENIFKKDLEPLVLNCLKLIVEREIFSYIEYILNAAIKKLWESLDIKKGIIYSTLKIDQKYISTIEEKIKNKINQNIKLENKIDNSLIAGIRIEVANNIFDFSLKGKVEDMKNIILENREQR, from the coding sequence GTGATTAAACAATCTTTAATTAATAATTGAGCAACAGCAATTTGTGAATTAATTGTTGAAGAAAAAAAAGCTAAATCATTTACAAAAACTTTAGAAGAATTAAAAAACATTTTTGAGCTAAATCAAGAAGCAATATACTTTTTATCAAATAAATTTATTGATGTTAAAACTAGAATAAAATTTATTGAAAATATTTTTAAAAAAGATTTAGAACCATTAGTTCTAAATTGTTTAAAATTAATTGTTGAAAGAGAAATTTTTTCATATATAGAATATATCTTAAATGCTGCAATAAAAAAATTATGAGAGAGTTTAGATATTAAAAAAGGAATAATTTATTCAACTTTAAAAATTGATCAAAAATATATTTCTACCATTGAAGAAAAAATTAAAAATAAAATAAATCAAAATATAAAACTGGAAAACAAAATTGATAACTCTTTAATTGCTGGTATTAGAATTGAAGTTGCTAATAATATTTTTGATTTTTCATTAAAGGGAAAAGTTGAAGATATGAAAAATATTATTTTGGAAAATAGAGAGCAGAGGTAA
- the atpF gene encoding F0F1 ATP synthase subunit B: MFLDAGIPNIIENLFPNLANFIAHILSTIIILILLTKLVYKPFRETIKERRKKISELLDDAVSKQAKANKNNKEAFQILDSAKEESKMIMNSAKLSADNLKLEIMENARAEAANIQNHAQKTIQLEKNEMYEQMRQEVIDLAFVAAEKILNENISKDKNEKMIKEFINSLD, translated from the coding sequence ATGTTTTTAGATGCTGGAATACCAAATATTATTGAAAATTTATTTCCTAACTTAGCAAATTTTATTGCTCATATTCTATCAACAATAATTATATTAATATTATTAACTAAGTTAGTTTATAAACCTTTTAGAGAAACAATAAAAGAACGTAGAAAAAAAATTAGTGAATTATTGGATGATGCTGTTTCAAAACAGGCAAAAGCAAATAAAAATAATAAAGAAGCTTTTCAAATTTTAGATTCAGCAAAAGAAGAATCTAAAATGATAATGAATTCAGCAAAATTATCAGCTGATAATTTGAAGTTAGAGATTATGGAAAATGCAAGAGCAGAAGCTGCAAATATTCAAAACCATGCTCAAAAGACAATTCAACTTGAAAAAAATGAAATGTATGAGCAAATGAGACAAGAAGTTATTGATCTGGCATTTGTAGCAGCTGAAAAAATTTTAAACGAAAATATTTCTAAAGATAAAAATGAAAAAATGATTAAAGAGTTTATAAATAGTTTGGATTAA
- a CDS encoding F0F1 ATP synthase subunit C, producing MFFAEANEVGDGLKLLGAGLTGMGMVGASIGQGIVGYGACIAIGRNPETAPKITSTLIITAGFAESGAIYALVIAILLIFVA from the coding sequence ATGTTTTTTGCTGAAGCGAATGAAGTAGGAGATGGATTAAAACTTCTTGGGGCAGGACTTACAGGAATGGGAATGGTTGGAGCATCAATTGGACAAGGAATAGTAGGATATGGAGCTTGTATCGCAATTGGTAGAAATCCAGAAACAGCACCAAAAATTACCTCTACACTAATTATTACTGCTGGTTTTGCAGAATCAGGAGCTATATACGCACTTGTAATTGCAATTTTATTAATTTTTGTAGCTTAA
- a CDS encoding F0F1 ATP synthase subunit A, translating to MFLADDKGFGDVLFSITPQLLSILITCIIICTFCIVYNVKIRNYKEDKKLTGFLVLTEMFITKVENMVITIMGKKYRKLTPYIMYIFMYIIVSSVVSILGIESLTTSYTVTFSMGFVTFIGIYYYGLRYQKLAFFKRYYNPIEILGQFVPLISLSFRLFGNMLGGSILLGLLYASLIQLQGNIFWPNGPGMDWDNKLNYWWAGFNVFSVVSLPWLHLYFDLFDGTIQAVVFSMLTLSYWSGAKLGEGLNDGEEKIER from the coding sequence ATGTTCCTTGCAGATGACAAAGGCTTTGGTGATGTTTTATTTTCAATTACCCCTCAACTTTTATCTATACTAATAACTTGCATTATTATTTGTACATTTTGTATAGTTTATAATGTAAAAATTAGAAATTATAAAGAAGATAAAAAATTAACTGGATTTTTAGTTTTAACAGAAATGTTTATTACTAAGGTTGAAAATATGGTTATTACAATCATGGGTAAAAAATACAGAAAATTAACTCCATACATAATGTATATTTTTATGTATATAATAGTTTCTTCTGTAGTATCAATTTTGGGAATAGAGTCATTAACAACCTCTTATACAGTTACATTCTCAATGGGATTTGTAACATTTATAGGAATTTATTATTACGGATTAAGGTATCAAAAGTTAGCTTTTTTTAAAAGATATTATAATCCAATAGAGATTTTAGGACAGTTTGTCCCTTTAATATCTCTTTCTTTTAGACTATTTGGAAATATGCTTGGAGGTAGTATTTTATTAGGATTGCTTTATGCAAGTCTAATACAACTTCAAGGTAATATATTTTGACCAAATGGTCCTGGAATGGATTGAGATAATAAATTAAATTACTGATGAGCAGGATTTAATGTTTTTTCAGTAGTTTCATTACCATGGTTACATTTATACTTTGATTTATTTGATGGAACCATTCAAGCAGTAGTTTTTTCAATGTTAACCCTTTCTTATTGATCTGGTGCTAAACTAGGTGAAGGTCTTAATGATGGAGAAGAAAAAATTGAAAGATAA
- a CDS encoding MG406 family protein — MFKNKGKIILISLISMITCLLTILFVLKLVNFSLVTGYLLGSCFLFFSLFFMKLGIKNLIDNLNPYSYMFITTLRIGFYIVPFLISFYLPNIFNIYGLVIAFIVNWIPSVYFNKAK; from the coding sequence TTGTTTAAAAATAAAGGAAAAATTATATTAATATCTCTTATATCAATGATTACATGCTTATTAACAATCTTATTTGTTTTAAAATTAGTAAATTTTTCATTAGTTACGGGGTATCTCTTAGGTTCTTGTTTTTTGTTTTTTTCATTATTTTTTATGAAATTAGGAATAAAAAATTTGATCGATAATTTAAATCCTTACAGTTATATGTTTATTACAACATTGCGAATAGGGTTTTATATTGTTCCATTCCTTATAAGTTTTTACTTACCTAACATATTTAATATATATGGATTAGTAATTGCTTTTATAGTAAATTGAATTCCCTCAGTTTATTTTAATAAAGCCAAGTAA
- the upp gene encoding uracil phosphoribosyltransferase → MAFTIIKHPLILDKLTRMRKEDTSSKDFRENLNEIGQLMVYEIFRDVPIQEIDIKTPVTLTKGYKLDVPVVLVPIIRAGLGMTEGIQRLVPTSRIAHIGLYRDEETLEPVQYFAKTTKDIESSYVIVVDPMLATGGSASKAIEIAKSWGAIQIKFVCLVAVQKGVDRIIKDHPDVDIYTASLDPILNESGFIEPGLGDAGDRIFGTK, encoded by the coding sequence ATGGCTTTTACAATTATTAAACATCCTCTTATTCTAGATAAATTAACTAGAATGAGAAAAGAGGATACATCTTCTAAAGACTTTAGAGAAAACTTAAATGAAATAGGGCAACTAATGGTTTATGAAATTTTTAGAGATGTTCCTATACAAGAAATTGATATCAAAACACCTGTGACTTTAACAAAGGGATATAAGTTAGATGTTCCAGTAGTTTTAGTACCAATTATTAGAGCAGGATTGGGAATGACAGAGGGAATACAAAGATTAGTACCTACTTCAAGAATTGCGCATATTGGACTTTATAGAGATGAAGAAACTTTAGAACCTGTGCAATACTTTGCAAAAACAACAAAAGATATTGAAAGTAGTTATGTTATTGTTGTTGACCCAATGTTAGCAACGGGTGGTAGTGCTTCAAAGGCAATTGAAATAGCTAAATCTTGAGGAGCAATTCAAATAAAGTTTGTTTGTTTAGTTGCTGTGCAAAAGGGTGTGGATAGAATTATTAAAGACCATCCAGATGTAGATATTTATACTGCTAGTTTAGACCCAATTTTAAATGAAAGTGGCTTTATAGAACCGGGTCTTGGAGATGCTGGAGATAGAATTTTTGGAACAAAATAG
- the rpiB gene encoding ribose 5-phosphate isomerase B, whose translation MKIYIGNDHAGIEMKNQIVEFLKTKGHEVINIGTDNSHSVDYPDFGKEVAKKVVENNTYGIIICGTGIGISIAANKVKGARAALCYEDQTTILARQHNNANILALGARIIANEKAVRLVDFFLNTEFEERHKNRVEKLNNQ comes from the coding sequence ATGAAAATATACATCGGAAATGATCATGCAGGTATTGAAATGAAAAATCAAATAGTGGAATTTTTAAAAACAAAAGGTCATGAAGTGATAAATATTGGAACAGATAATAGTCATTCAGTGGACTATCCTGATTTTGGTAAAGAAGTTGCAAAAAAAGTTGTTGAAAATAATACCTATGGAATAATAATTTGTGGGACAGGTATTGGAATATCCATAGCTGCAAACAAAGTAAAAGGTGCACGTGCCGCTTTATGTTATGAAGATCAAACAACAATCTTGGCAAGACAACATAATAATGCAAATATCTTAGCTCTTGGAGCAAGAATAATTGCAAATGAAAAAGCAGTTAGACTTGTAGATTTTTTTTTAAATACAGAATTTGAAGAAAGACATAAAAATAGAGTAGAAAAACTAAATAATCAATAA